The following are encoded together in the Lactuca sativa cultivar Salinas chromosome 1, Lsat_Salinas_v11, whole genome shotgun sequence genome:
- the LOC111892180 gene encoding disease resistance protein RUN1 isoform X1 has translation MSFDSLSSNNDKELFKHIACFFVGIDRDVSETILKACDIITRSGITNLIDRYLLSIGSNNELKMHQLVQEMGRLEVHQESLDKPWKRSRIWCHKDSFRVLKQKKGKGNVLGLSLDMRMLEKEKSEASFELKTDALSNMDSLMLLQINYVHMDGSYENFPDELRGLRMHGFRLKSIPLDLPMMNLVALDMSYSYIESFVGCYSNTQRLEKRQKLDGSYLKDKKLLRSLKILNLSFCKQLRSLGDFDQLPALERLIVRNCIGLVEVGESIEQCIELVFIDLSYCKKLEKLPRNIGMLKNVKTLLLDGCKLSDSQVEDRDMVINIRTSSSAFMGAIPSDLKLFTISLPRSLVRLSLVNNNLSTECFPMDFSCLSMLKELYLDYNPINSMPSCMRTLPRLQILSMANCNKLKSVEHPPRTLSRLLLFSRHGSFVKKVVFDPGMSPLELSSNWWIDFAPGSCEIEGMIKIQAMVRVEEKVLRSLGWINVDFLKKGCVGPNPWESKIQSMFYEFGIFSTKYEVEEMPNWFRYRSLGPSISFTIPSSSSSPNNLTGLNFCSLHTLKPADESLLFPHDQFPNTPMTTISNITKNCTWIYERHVDRVIEDGKCWVVLSHWMFRMKEMEAGDHVTITVTSPYNELIKECGVSLVYDDGEEEDVLGYYKSWNHIIGGDLSPFQTTTGQYILNNMRFFESAIMLFPYHGKLIPDGPRYQGQKEVSWFRAFSQRSHGTIGSTRVGKGESSRSYPSRESA, from the exons ATGAGCTTTGATTCTTTGTCGTCCAACAATGATAAGGAGTTGTTTAAGCATATTGCTTGCTTTTTTGTCGGAATAGATAGAGATGTTAGTGAAACAATATTAAAGGCATGTGATATAATCACAAGATCTGGAATCACGAATCTGATTGATAGATATCTTCTTAGTATAGGATCGAATAATGAATTAAAGATGCATCAGTTGGTTCAAGAGATGGGGAGATTGGAAGTACATCAAGAATCACTTGACAAGCCATGGAAGCGAAGTCGAATATGGTGTCATAAGGATTCATTCAGAGTGTTGAAACAAAAAAAG GGTAAGGGAAATGTTTTAGGCCTTTCCCTTGACATGCGCATGCTTGAGAAAGAGAAGTCTGAAGCATCATTTGAGCTAAAAACAGATGCATTGAGTAACATGGATAGTCTAATGCTACTACAAATCAATTATGTGCACATGGACGGGTCTTACGAGAACTTTCCGGATGAATTAAGAGGTTTGCGTATGCATGGGTTCCGTTTAAAGTCGATACCTTTGGACTTACCGATGATGAATTTGGTTGCTCTTGACATGTCATATAGCTATATTGAATCATTTGTTGGTTGTTATAGTAATACACAACGACTTGAGAAGAGGCAAAAG TTGGATGGATCCTACTTAAAAGACAAAAAGCTGCTTAGATCATTGAAGATTCTTAATTTAAGTTTCTGTAAACAACTTCGTagtcttggtgactttgaccAACTCCCTGCACTCGAGAGGTTAATAGTTAGAAATTGCATTGGTTTGGTTGAGGTTGGTGAATCAATTGAGCAATGTATTGAACTTGTCTTCATCGATCTGAGCTATTGCAAGAAGCTTGAAAAACTTCCTAGAAACATAGGCATGTTAAAGAATGTTAAAACACTGTTGCTCGATGGTTGTAAGCTCAGCGATTCTCAAGTCGAGGATAGGGATATGGTCATAAACATAAGAACCTCTTCTTCCGCCTTTATGGGTGCTATACCAAGTGATTTGAAGTTGTTTACAATTTCTTTACCGAGGTCTTTAGTAAGGTTGTCACTGGTAAATAATAATTTGTCCACTGAATGCTTTCCCATGGACTTTAGCTGCCTATCCATGTTAAAGGAATTATATTTGGATTACAATCCTATAAATTCCATGCCCAGTTGTATGAGAACCCTTCCTAGGCTTCAGATACTTAGCATGGCGAATTGTAATAAACTGAAGTCAGTTGAGCATCCTCCACGTACACTAAGCAGGTTGTTGCTCTTTTCTCGTCATGGGAGTTTTGTAAAGAAAGTTGTATTTGATCCGGGAATGTCCCCACTAGAGTTATCATCAAACTGGTGGATAGATTTTGCACCTGGGTCCTGCGAAATTGAAGGCATGATCAAAATCCAAGCAATGGTGCGTGTTGAGGAAAAGGTATTACGTAGCTTGGGTTGGATTAATGTAGACTTCCTTAAAAAAGGGTGTGTGGGACCTAATCCTTGGGAATCTAAAATCCAG TCAATGTTTTATGAATTTGGAATATTCAGCACAAAGTATGAGGTGGAGGAGATGCCGAATTGGTTTAGGTATAGAAGCTTGGGGCCATCAATATCATTTACCatcccatcatcatcatcatctccaaaCAACCTTACTGGACTCAACTTCTGCTCTTTGCACACATTGAAACCTGCCGACGAGTCATTATTATTTCCACATGATCAGTTCCCTAATACACCAATGACAACAATTAGTAATATAACAAAGAACTGTACGTGGATATATGAACGTCATGTGGACAGAGTTATTGAAGATGGAAAGTGTTGGGTGGTGTTAAGTCATTGGATGTTTAGGATGAAAGAGATGGAGGCTGGTGACCATGTTACGATTACTGTTACATCGCCGTATAATGAACTTATAAAGGAGTGTGGGGTGAGTCTTGTGTATgatgatggagaagaagaggatgtATTGGGTTATTACAAGTCATGGAATCACATAATTGGTGGAGATCTCTCACCTTTTCAAACAACTACTGGACAATACATCCTAAACAACATGCGATTTTTTGAGTCTGCCATTATGTTGTTTCCGTATCATGGTAAATTAATTCCGGATGGCCCCAGATATCAAG GACAAAAGGAAGTGTCCTGGTTTAGAGCTTTTTCTCAAAGGAGTCATGGCACAATTGGTAGTACACGTGTG GGTAAAGGGGAATCTTCAAGGTCTTATCCTTCACGTGAATCTGCTTGA
- the LOC111892180 gene encoding disease resistance protein RUN1 isoform X2, whose amino-acid sequence MSFDSLSSNNDKELFKHIACFFVGIDRDVSETILKACDIITRSGITNLIDRYLLSIGSNNELKMHQLVQEMGRLEVHQESLDKPWKRSRIWCHKDSFRVLKQKKGKGNVLGLSLDMRMLEKEKSEASFELKTDALSNMDSLMLLQINYVHMDGSYENFPDELRGLRMHGFRLKSIPLDLPMMNLVALDMSYSYIESFVGCYSNTQRLEKRQKLDGSYLKDKKLLRSLKILNLSFCKQLRSLGDFDQLPALERLIVRNCIGLVEVGESIEQCIELVFIDLSYCKKLEKLPRNIGMLKNVKTLLLDGCKLSDSQVEDRDMVINIRTSSSAFMGAIPSDLKLFTISLPRSLVRLSLVNNNLSTECFPMDFSCLSMLKELYLDYNPINSMPSCMRTLPRLQILSMANCNKLKSVEHPPRTLSRLLLFSRHGSFVKKVVFDPGMSPLELSSNWWIDFAPGSCEIEGMIKIQAMVRVEEKVLRSLGWINVDFLKKGCVGPNPWESKIQSMFYEFGIFSTKYEVEEMPNWFRYRSLGPSISFTIPSSSSSPNNLTGLNFCSLHTLKPADESLLFPHDQFPNTPMTTISNITKNCTWIYERHVDRVIEDGKCWVVLSHWMFRMKEMEAGDHVTITVTSPYNELIKECGVSLVYDDGEEEDVLGYYKSWNHIIGGDLSPFQTTTGQYILNNMRFFESAIMLFPYHGKLIPDGPRYQDHINIFMLSIQLVFRTKGSVLV is encoded by the exons ATGAGCTTTGATTCTTTGTCGTCCAACAATGATAAGGAGTTGTTTAAGCATATTGCTTGCTTTTTTGTCGGAATAGATAGAGATGTTAGTGAAACAATATTAAAGGCATGTGATATAATCACAAGATCTGGAATCACGAATCTGATTGATAGATATCTTCTTAGTATAGGATCGAATAATGAATTAAAGATGCATCAGTTGGTTCAAGAGATGGGGAGATTGGAAGTACATCAAGAATCACTTGACAAGCCATGGAAGCGAAGTCGAATATGGTGTCATAAGGATTCATTCAGAGTGTTGAAACAAAAAAAG GGTAAGGGAAATGTTTTAGGCCTTTCCCTTGACATGCGCATGCTTGAGAAAGAGAAGTCTGAAGCATCATTTGAGCTAAAAACAGATGCATTGAGTAACATGGATAGTCTAATGCTACTACAAATCAATTATGTGCACATGGACGGGTCTTACGAGAACTTTCCGGATGAATTAAGAGGTTTGCGTATGCATGGGTTCCGTTTAAAGTCGATACCTTTGGACTTACCGATGATGAATTTGGTTGCTCTTGACATGTCATATAGCTATATTGAATCATTTGTTGGTTGTTATAGTAATACACAACGACTTGAGAAGAGGCAAAAG TTGGATGGATCCTACTTAAAAGACAAAAAGCTGCTTAGATCATTGAAGATTCTTAATTTAAGTTTCTGTAAACAACTTCGTagtcttggtgactttgaccAACTCCCTGCACTCGAGAGGTTAATAGTTAGAAATTGCATTGGTTTGGTTGAGGTTGGTGAATCAATTGAGCAATGTATTGAACTTGTCTTCATCGATCTGAGCTATTGCAAGAAGCTTGAAAAACTTCCTAGAAACATAGGCATGTTAAAGAATGTTAAAACACTGTTGCTCGATGGTTGTAAGCTCAGCGATTCTCAAGTCGAGGATAGGGATATGGTCATAAACATAAGAACCTCTTCTTCCGCCTTTATGGGTGCTATACCAAGTGATTTGAAGTTGTTTACAATTTCTTTACCGAGGTCTTTAGTAAGGTTGTCACTGGTAAATAATAATTTGTCCACTGAATGCTTTCCCATGGACTTTAGCTGCCTATCCATGTTAAAGGAATTATATTTGGATTACAATCCTATAAATTCCATGCCCAGTTGTATGAGAACCCTTCCTAGGCTTCAGATACTTAGCATGGCGAATTGTAATAAACTGAAGTCAGTTGAGCATCCTCCACGTACACTAAGCAGGTTGTTGCTCTTTTCTCGTCATGGGAGTTTTGTAAAGAAAGTTGTATTTGATCCGGGAATGTCCCCACTAGAGTTATCATCAAACTGGTGGATAGATTTTGCACCTGGGTCCTGCGAAATTGAAGGCATGATCAAAATCCAAGCAATGGTGCGTGTTGAGGAAAAGGTATTACGTAGCTTGGGTTGGATTAATGTAGACTTCCTTAAAAAAGGGTGTGTGGGACCTAATCCTTGGGAATCTAAAATCCAG TCAATGTTTTATGAATTTGGAATATTCAGCACAAAGTATGAGGTGGAGGAGATGCCGAATTGGTTTAGGTATAGAAGCTTGGGGCCATCAATATCATTTACCatcccatcatcatcatcatctccaaaCAACCTTACTGGACTCAACTTCTGCTCTTTGCACACATTGAAACCTGCCGACGAGTCATTATTATTTCCACATGATCAGTTCCCTAATACACCAATGACAACAATTAGTAATATAACAAAGAACTGTACGTGGATATATGAACGTCATGTGGACAGAGTTATTGAAGATGGAAAGTGTTGGGTGGTGTTAAGTCATTGGATGTTTAGGATGAAAGAGATGGAGGCTGGTGACCATGTTACGATTACTGTTACATCGCCGTATAATGAACTTATAAAGGAGTGTGGGGTGAGTCTTGTGTATgatgatggagaagaagaggatgtATTGGGTTATTACAAGTCATGGAATCACATAATTGGTGGAGATCTCTCACCTTTTCAAACAACTACTGGACAATACATCCTAAACAACATGCGATTTTTTGAGTCTGCCATTATGTTGTTTCCGTATCATGGTAAATTAATTCCGGATGGCCCCAGATATCAAG atcacataaatatatttatGCTTTCAATACAACTTGTGTTCAGGACAAAAGGAAGTGTCCTGGTTTAG
- the LOC111892180 gene encoding disease resistance protein RUN1 isoform X3, giving the protein MSFDSLSSNNDKELFKHIACFFVGIDRDVSETILKACDIITRSGITNLIDRYLLSIGSNNELKMHQLVQEMGRLEVHQESLDKPWKRSRIWCHKDSFRVLKQKKGKGNVLGLSLDMRMLEKEKSEASFELKTDALSNMDSLMLLQINYVHMDGSYENFPDELRGLRMHGFRLKSIPLDLPMMNLVALDMSYSYIESFVGCYSNTQRLEKRQKLDGSYLKDKKLLRSLKILNLSFCKQLRSLGDFDQLPALERLIVRNCIGLVEVGESIEQCIELVFIDLSYCKKLEKLPRNIGMLKNVKTLLLDGCKLSDSQVEDRDMVINIRTSSSAFMGAIPSDLKLFTISLPRSLVRLSLVNNNLSTECFPMDFSCLSMLKELYLDYNPINSMPSCMRTLPRLQILSMANCNKLKSVEHPPRTLSRLLLFSRHGSFVKKVVFDPGMSPLELSSNWWIDFAPGSCEIEGMIKIQAMVRVEEKVLRSLGWINVDFLKKGCVGPNPWESKIQSMFYEFGIFSTKYEVEEMPNWFRYRSLGPSISFTIPSSSSSPNNLTGLNFCSLHTLKPADESLLFPHDQFPNTPMTTISNITKNCTWIYERHVDRVIEDGKCWVVLSHWMFRMKEMEAGDHVTITVTSPYNELIKECGVSLVYDDGEEEDVLGYYKSWNHIIGGDLSPFQTTTGQYILNNMRFFESAIMLFPYHGKLIPDGPRYQG; this is encoded by the exons ATGAGCTTTGATTCTTTGTCGTCCAACAATGATAAGGAGTTGTTTAAGCATATTGCTTGCTTTTTTGTCGGAATAGATAGAGATGTTAGTGAAACAATATTAAAGGCATGTGATATAATCACAAGATCTGGAATCACGAATCTGATTGATAGATATCTTCTTAGTATAGGATCGAATAATGAATTAAAGATGCATCAGTTGGTTCAAGAGATGGGGAGATTGGAAGTACATCAAGAATCACTTGACAAGCCATGGAAGCGAAGTCGAATATGGTGTCATAAGGATTCATTCAGAGTGTTGAAACAAAAAAAG GGTAAGGGAAATGTTTTAGGCCTTTCCCTTGACATGCGCATGCTTGAGAAAGAGAAGTCTGAAGCATCATTTGAGCTAAAAACAGATGCATTGAGTAACATGGATAGTCTAATGCTACTACAAATCAATTATGTGCACATGGACGGGTCTTACGAGAACTTTCCGGATGAATTAAGAGGTTTGCGTATGCATGGGTTCCGTTTAAAGTCGATACCTTTGGACTTACCGATGATGAATTTGGTTGCTCTTGACATGTCATATAGCTATATTGAATCATTTGTTGGTTGTTATAGTAATACACAACGACTTGAGAAGAGGCAAAAG TTGGATGGATCCTACTTAAAAGACAAAAAGCTGCTTAGATCATTGAAGATTCTTAATTTAAGTTTCTGTAAACAACTTCGTagtcttggtgactttgaccAACTCCCTGCACTCGAGAGGTTAATAGTTAGAAATTGCATTGGTTTGGTTGAGGTTGGTGAATCAATTGAGCAATGTATTGAACTTGTCTTCATCGATCTGAGCTATTGCAAGAAGCTTGAAAAACTTCCTAGAAACATAGGCATGTTAAAGAATGTTAAAACACTGTTGCTCGATGGTTGTAAGCTCAGCGATTCTCAAGTCGAGGATAGGGATATGGTCATAAACATAAGAACCTCTTCTTCCGCCTTTATGGGTGCTATACCAAGTGATTTGAAGTTGTTTACAATTTCTTTACCGAGGTCTTTAGTAAGGTTGTCACTGGTAAATAATAATTTGTCCACTGAATGCTTTCCCATGGACTTTAGCTGCCTATCCATGTTAAAGGAATTATATTTGGATTACAATCCTATAAATTCCATGCCCAGTTGTATGAGAACCCTTCCTAGGCTTCAGATACTTAGCATGGCGAATTGTAATAAACTGAAGTCAGTTGAGCATCCTCCACGTACACTAAGCAGGTTGTTGCTCTTTTCTCGTCATGGGAGTTTTGTAAAGAAAGTTGTATTTGATCCGGGAATGTCCCCACTAGAGTTATCATCAAACTGGTGGATAGATTTTGCACCTGGGTCCTGCGAAATTGAAGGCATGATCAAAATCCAAGCAATGGTGCGTGTTGAGGAAAAGGTATTACGTAGCTTGGGTTGGATTAATGTAGACTTCCTTAAAAAAGGGTGTGTGGGACCTAATCCTTGGGAATCTAAAATCCAG TCAATGTTTTATGAATTTGGAATATTCAGCACAAAGTATGAGGTGGAGGAGATGCCGAATTGGTTTAGGTATAGAAGCTTGGGGCCATCAATATCATTTACCatcccatcatcatcatcatctccaaaCAACCTTACTGGACTCAACTTCTGCTCTTTGCACACATTGAAACCTGCCGACGAGTCATTATTATTTCCACATGATCAGTTCCCTAATACACCAATGACAACAATTAGTAATATAACAAAGAACTGTACGTGGATATATGAACGTCATGTGGACAGAGTTATTGAAGATGGAAAGTGTTGGGTGGTGTTAAGTCATTGGATGTTTAGGATGAAAGAGATGGAGGCTGGTGACCATGTTACGATTACTGTTACATCGCCGTATAATGAACTTATAAAGGAGTGTGGGGTGAGTCTTGTGTATgatgatggagaagaagaggatgtATTGGGTTATTACAAGTCATGGAATCACATAATTGGTGGAGATCTCTCACCTTTTCAAACAACTACTGGACAATACATCCTAAACAACATGCGATTTTTTGAGTCTGCCATTATGTTGTTTCCGTATCATGGTAAATTAATTCCGGATGGCCCCAGATATCAAG GGTAA
- the LOC128127876 gene encoding disease resistance protein RPV1-like gives MVVLSELLLEESSSSSSTSGYSPSTHGHSSSTDAYRYDVFLSFRGLDTRHSFTNHLHKALIDADINTFLDDEEEIETGEDLKPELESAIKASRASIIVLSKNYASSTWCLDELVLILEQRMTSNQIVIPIFYHVEPTHVRKQQSSFGDAMAKHKQIMEEETNAYKRSQWAQKIDRWNKALIEVSNLKGKDVKGRLETKFIEEIVNDIHRRLHVPLRIAQSLLIGMEYHIHFVTSWVKDGSSHTADILTTLGMGGIGKTSLAKHVYGLYSHEFHVSSFIEDITRKCDGKFNGLLDLQEQLCNDISKTSSIRFHDVAIYTTKIENALARKRVFLVLDDITTIDQLDALLGSKGFHPGSKIIITTRDRWLTESCALFKTNNKPKHERHLLLGLDEIKSLQLLSFHAFMCNYPKEGYEEVSYKLVKYCQGNPLALVVLGKSLCNRDVAYWEGCIEKG, from the exons ATGGTTGTTCTCTCTGAACTCCTCTTAGAAGAATCTTCATCCTCTTCATCAACTAGTGGTTATAGTCCATCAACTCATGGTCATAGTTCATCAACGGATGCTTATAGATATGACGTATTTTTAAGTTTTAGAGGTCTTGACACTCGCCATAGTTTCACTAATCACCTTCATAAGGCTCTCATTGATGCCGACATCAATACCTTCTTGGATGATGAAGAAGAGATTGAAACAGGTGAAGATCTTAAACCGGAACTGGAGAGTGCAATTAAGGCATCTCGAGCTTCTATTATTGTGTTGTCCAAGAATTACGCTTCTTCAACATGGTGCCTAGATGAATTGGTGCTGATCCTTGAGCAGCGTATGACATCCAACCAGATTGTCATCCCAATCTTTTATCATGTGGAGCCCACACATGTCAGAAAGCAACAAAGCAGCTTCGGAGATGCAATGGCTAAGCATAAACAGATAATGGAGGAAGAGACAAATGCATATAAAAGAAGTCAATGGGCTCAAAAGATAGACCGATGGAATAAAGCGCTTATAGAAGTTTCTAATTTAAAAGGAAAGGACGTAAAAGGAAG GCTAGAGACAAAGTTCATTGAAGAAATTGTGAACGACATCCACCGTAGATTACATGTACCCTTAAGGATTGCTCAATCATTACTTATTGGGATGGAATATCATATTCACTTTGTTACTTCATGGGTGAAAGATGGGTCCTCACATACTGCAGACATACTCACTACTTTAGGTATGGGTGGGATCGGGAAGACATCTTTAGCCAAACATGTCTATGGGTTATATTCTCATGAATTCCACGTAAGTAGCTTTATTGAAGATATCACAAGGAAATGTGATGGAAAGTTTAATGGGTTGCTTGATTTACAAGAACAACTCTGCAATGACATTTCAAAAACAAGTTCAATTAGATTTCATGATGTGGCAATATACACCACAAAGATAGAGAATGCACTAGCCCGTAAAAGGGTCTTTCTAGTCCTTGATGATATCACCACTATTGATCAGTTGGATGCATTACTTGGAAGCAAAGGTTTTCATCCTGGAAGCAAAATTATAATAACAACAAGGGACAGATGGTTGACCGAGAGTTGTGCACTATTCAAAACAAACAATAAACCCAAGCATGAAAGGCATTTGCTTCTTGGCTTAGATGAGATCAAATCACTACAACTTTTGAGTTTTCATGCATTCATGTGCAACTATCCCAAGGAAGGTTATGAAGAGGTGTCATATAAGCTTGTGAAATATTGTCAAGGAAATCCATTAGCTCTTGTAGTTTTAGGAAAGTCTCTATGTAATCGAGATGTAGCTTACTGGGAAGGGTGCATAGAGAAGGGTTAA